Proteins co-encoded in one Brassica oleracea var. oleracea cultivar TO1000 chromosome C4, BOL, whole genome shotgun sequence genomic window:
- the LOC106339244 gene encoding uncharacterized protein LOC106339244, which translates to MAPYEALYGRPCRTPLCWTEMGERCEIEPAMVQEIVEQVEMLKMRLREAHDRQKSYADKRRKDLEFEIGDLVYLKMRTFQVGSKTRKLKKLKPRYMGPYPILERIGAVAYRLDLSGELAGFHDVFHVSVLRKVVREPELILQQPPSDFGRNLRAPCQPVELLDRQVRADDGMMTMLVKVRWERDGIQEETWESEPQMRIDYPELFRVDIGHACL; encoded by the coding sequence ATGGCACCATATGAGGCTCTTTATGGTAGGCCTTGTCGCACACCGCTTTGTTGGACCGAAATGGGGGAGCGATGTGAGATAGAACCTGCAATGGTTCAAGAGATAGTTGAACAGGTTGAGATGCTTAAGATGCGGCTTAGGGAAGCCCATGATCGTCAGAAGAGTTATGCAGATAAGCGCCGTAAGGATTTGGAGTTTGAGATTGGTGACCTAGTATACCTGAAAATGAGGACCTTTCAGGTAGGATCTAAGACTCGGAAGCTGAAGAAGCTTAAACCGAGATATATGGGACCATATCCCATTTTAGAGCGGATTGGAGCAGTTGCGTATCGGTTGGATTTATCAGGAGAGTTAGCAGGTTTCCATGACGTGTTTCATGTTTCGGTTTTGAGGAAAGTCGTGAGAGAACCGGAGCTCATTTTGCAGCAGCCGCCCAGTGACTTTGGTAGGAATTTGCGTGCGCCGTGTCAGCCAGTAGAGCTATTGGATCGCCAAGTGAGAGCAGATGATGGTATGATGACTATGTTGGTCAAAGTTCGTTGGGAGAGAGATGGTATTCAGGAAGAGACTTGGGAGTCCGAGCCCCAGATGAGGATTGATTATCCGGAGCTTTTCCGGGTTGACATTGGGCATGCCTGCTTATGA
- the LOC106339595 gene encoding uncharacterized protein LOC106339595 yields the protein MMAAGEARAVWQRTVNRYLVQEDAKRAPKFTSSHSSSSSSSTKHVQEDSVSSPPVVHPQNQSPFMPLNIPQLLDHHPHHLHVKTPLEAEVNISEKKPELGAKETKESYDSFGKDESSEIPFDPTSPWNPLSSEKAGPWWRTTDKDELASLVAQRSLDFVENCDLPTPQKMKRSSYYGSSPHEQGPSSCKNRREEASSECDLSKSELLEALRRSQTRAREAENMAKEACAEKEDLVKLLFKQASELFGYKQLMQLLQLEALYLQIKNKKIDNRKEPPVDSIPWSSSKGRKQGRKRRNKMSKPNGLFGLAWGMSLVGAGLLLGWTVGWMQILSF from the coding sequence ATGATGGCAGCAGGAGAAGCAAGAGCAGTGTGGCAAAGAACAGTTAACCGTTACTTAGTCCAAGAAGACGCTAAAAGAGCTCCCAAGTTCACCTCTTCCCACTCTTCTTCTTCTTCATCATCAACTAAACATGTTCAAGAAGATTCTGTCTCTTCTCCTCCTGTTGTTCATCCACAGAACCAATCACCTTTCATGCCTCTGAATATCCCTCAGCTGTTGGATCATCATCCCCATCACCTTCACGTGAAGACGCCATTGGAAGCTGAGGTTAATATCTCTGAGAAGAAACCTGAGCTGGGAGCAAAGGAGACAAAGGAGAGTTATGATTCTTTTGGCAAAGATGAATCCTCTGAGATACCTTTCGATCCCACCTCTCCATGGAATCCTCTCTCAAGCGAGAAAGCTGGACCCTGGTGGAGAACTACAGATAAAGATGAGTTAGCTTCCTTGGTTGCACAAAGGTCTCTGGACTTTGTTGAGAATTGCGACTTACCAACACCGCAGAAGATGAAACGCTCTTCTTATTATGGTAGTAGTCCACACGAGCAAGGGCCGAGCAGCTGCAAGAACAGAAGAGAGGAGGCTTCCTCTGAGTGTGACTTGAGCAAGTCTGAGCTGCTAGAAGCGCTGAGGCGTTCTCAGACGAGAGCTAGGGAAGCTGAAAACATGGCTAAAGAAGCGTGCGCGGAGAAAGAGGACTTGGTGAAGCTCTTGTTCAAGCAAGCGTCAGAGCTTTTCGGGTACAAGCAGTTGATGCAACTGCTTCAGCTTGAAGCACTTTACCTCCAAATCAAGAACAAGAAGATTGACAACAGGAAGGAGCCACCAGTGGATTCCATCCCTTGGAGTAGCTCCAAAGGAAGAAAACAGGGGAGGAAGAGAAGAAACAAGATGAGTAAACCGAATGGTCTGTTTGGTTTAGCATGGGGGATGAGTCTAGTTGGTGCTGGTTTGCTTCTGGGATGGACTGTTGGATGGATGCAGATTCTATCTTTCTAA
- the LOC106340954 gene encoding uncharacterized protein LOC106340954, whose product MAVMGKLRMFVAQEPVAAASCLIGGVGLVLPAVLRPILDSLEASKQVKAPPLTHVIAGVTGQKQS is encoded by the exons ATGGCGGTGATGGGGAAACTGAGGATGTTTGTCGCGCAGGAGCCGGTTGCCGCCGCCTCTTGCTTGATCGGCGGTGTTG GACTCGTTCTGCCTGCTGTTTTGAGGCCTATTCTTGATTCACTCGAGGCTTCCAAACAAGTTAAAGCCCCTCCCCTCACCCAT GTTATTGCTGGTGTCACAGGGCAGAAACAGAGCTAA